In one window of Chryseobacterium viscerum DNA:
- a CDS encoding YqjF family protein, whose protein sequence is MNFLKAEWRKLAIINYDIDPDVLLPYLPKGTELDFYNGRCYVSLVGFMFLNTKLLGLPIPFHRNFEEVNLRFYVKKEEKGVWKRGVVFIKEIVPKPALSLVANSIYKENYHTMPMKNQIDESGDELLIRYSWKDKSWHSIQIMAEAIAKPMEENSEFEFITEHYFGFTKKENTTSEYEVCHPKWDCYTVKYHQLEIDFQKIYGSDFSFLNDQQPISVMLAEGSEIQVKTKKYIS, encoded by the coding sequence ATGAACTTTTTAAAAGCAGAATGGCGAAAGCTGGCCATCATCAATTACGATATTGATCCTGATGTCTTATTGCCCTATTTACCCAAAGGAACAGAACTCGATTTTTATAATGGCAGATGCTATGTAAGCTTGGTGGGATTTATGTTTTTGAATACAAAACTGTTGGGATTACCCATTCCTTTTCACCGAAATTTTGAAGAAGTAAACCTAAGATTTTATGTAAAAAAAGAAGAAAAAGGAGTTTGGAAAAGAGGAGTGGTATTTATCAAAGAGATTGTTCCCAAACCTGCATTAAGCCTGGTTGCAAATTCCATCTATAAAGAAAATTATCATACCATGCCGATGAAAAACCAGATTGATGAAAGTGGAGATGAGCTGCTGATCCGGTATTCATGGAAAGATAAAAGCTGGCATTCTATTCAGATTATGGCTGAGGCTATCGCAAAACCTATGGAAGAAAACTCAGAATTTGAATTTATCACAGAACATTATTTTGGCTTTACCAAAAAAGAAAATACAACCTCTGAATATGAAGTTTGCCACCCAAAATGGGATTGTTATACAGTAAAATACCACCAGTTGGAAATTGATTTTCAAAAAATCTATGGAAGTGATTTTTCCTTCCTGAATGATCAGCAACCCATTTCTGTAATGTTAGCCGAAGGCTCAGAAATTCAAGTCAAAACCAAGAAATACATCAGCTAA
- a CDS encoding SRPBCC family protein, giving the protein MSTIYLNTVIKADIHYVFDLARNIDLHQQSTSTSHEKAIAGRTSGLIEENETVTWRAKHLGVYQNLTTKIVRMEKPVQFIDVMQKGAFKSMRHRHIFKTVNGKTLMTDVFEFESPLGIIGKLFNAIFLTGYLRKFLIKRNEMIKTIAESSTCDGIAIF; this is encoded by the coding sequence ATGTCAACAATCTATTTAAACACAGTCATCAAAGCAGATATTCACTATGTTTTTGACCTGGCAAGGAATATTGATCTGCATCAGCAGTCTACCTCAACATCTCATGAAAAAGCAATTGCAGGACGTACCTCTGGATTGATTGAAGAAAATGAAACCGTAACCTGGCGGGCAAAACACCTGGGAGTATATCAAAACCTCACAACAAAAATTGTCAGGATGGAAAAACCTGTTCAGTTCATTGATGTGATGCAGAAAGGAGCCTTCAAATCTATGCGACACCGTCATATTTTTAAAACGGTAAACGGAAAAACACTGATGACAGATGTTTTTGAATTTGAATCTCCGCTTGGCATCATTGGAAAATTATTTAATGCCATTTTTCTTACAGGATATCTCAGAAAATTTCTGATCAAAAGAAACGAAATGATCAAAACCATTGCAGAATCTTCTACCTGTGACGGAATAGCCATTTTTTAA